In Streptomyces rapamycinicus NRRL 5491, the genomic stretch CTGTGGACACCACCGTCCTGGCCCGGGCGGAGCGCGCCTTGGACACCGTCCGCGTCACGATCCAAGACATCGCGGCGGTCATGAACGAGGCCGTCTCCGCGAAGGCGACTGGATGATCGCGAAGATCAGCAGCGGCAAGGACACCGCCGGCCTGATCAGGTACCTCTACGGCCCCGGCCGGGCCAACGAGCACACGGACCCGCACCTGGTCGCCTCCTGGGACGGCTTCGCCCCCGACCCCGGCCGCAGCAACGACTTCAACGCCACCAGGAAACTCCTTGTCCAGGACCTTGACCTACGCGTCCACCAGGCCAAGCGCCTCGGCCGAGCCCCGAACCAGCACGTGTGGCACTGCTCCCTCCGCGCATCCCCCGAAGACCGGATCCTCAGCGACGACGAATGGGCTGCGGTCGCCCGCCGCATCGTGACCGCCACCGGCATTGCCCCCGAAGGCGACCCGGACGGCTGCCGCTGGGTTGCCGTACGCCACGCGGAGGACCACATCCACATCGCCGCCACCAAGGTCCGCGGCGACCTGCGCACCGCCCGCCACTGGAACGACTACCTCACCGCCGACAAAGAACTGGCCGCCATCGAAAAGGACTACGGCCTCCAGCAGGTCATACGCGGAGACCGCACCGCCGCGAAACGCCCCACCCGGGCCGAGCAGGAGAAGGCCCACCGCACCGGCCACCAACGGACCGCCCGCGAACGCCTGCGCACCGCCGTCCGCACTGCGGTCTCCGTCGCCACCAGCCCCGAAGAATTCCTGGACATCCTCACCCGCACCGACAACGTGCACGTGGACATCCAGTACTTCCCGTCCGGAGACGTACGCGGCTACAAGGTCGCTCTCGAAGGCGACACCAACGCCGCAGGCGCCCCGATCTGGCACTCCGGCTCCAAACTCGCCCCCGACCTGTCCTTCCCCAAGATCCGCGAACGCCTCACCGACATCGACACCCCACCAACCACGGCGCCGGAAAAACGTCGCCGCCCCAACCCGTGGCACCAAGCCACCGCAGCCGCCGAACGCATCCCCACACGCCTCGCACAATCCGACGACGCAGCCGCCCAGGCCCACATCGCCGCCTTCGGCGAAGCCCTCGACGCCCTGCCGATACTCGCCCCCAAGAACCTCCGACCCCAACTCCAGCAAGCCGCCATAACCTTCGAACGCGCCACCCGCTCCCGCATCCGAGCCCAGCAGGACCAGGCCCGCGCTCTGCGCGGCGCCATCCGCGCCTTGCGCTCCACTCCCGTCACCGGAGAGGGGTCCGGCCTCGCGATGTTCCTCGACGTCGCCCTGCTCGTCGTCACCGCCGCCGCCCACTGGCACCAGCTCCGCCAACACGATCAGCAGGTCACCGCCACCCACCAGACCCTGATCCACCTGCGCACCGCCTACGAGCAAGCCGCAACAGTGCCCCTGGCCACCCTCGCCCTGCGTAAACCGCCGACACAGACGGTCGACCGCCTCGCGCGTCAGATATGGGAGACGGCGCCCTCCCACGCTCAGCAGATCCTGGGTGACCGTGGCTGGGATGCCCTGACCACCGTCCTCACAGAAGCCGAGTGCTTGGGACACAACCCGGACACCCTGCTCCAGCAAGCCATCCATCAACGGCCGCTGGATGATGCACGCCATCCCGCCGAAGTGCTGACGTGGCGCATCCGTCGTCTCGGCGAACGCCGGGCCCCCAGTGCCCGAGCTATGGCTGCCCAGGCGCGATCTGCCGTGGTGCGGTCTGCCCAGTCAACGCAGGTGCCGCCTACCGGTGCCGTACGTGAGGCACCTGCTCGTCGTAGGCCACGGCGGTAAGGCGGCAGCCAGGCACCACTTGGAGCTGACGAAGGTATGGCGGTGGTCGGTCAAGCGGCCATCTCGCTGCGTATCTGATCAAGAGACTGGGAGGCGGCGGCATGCTGGGCAGGCAGCCGGGTCTCTGAGGTGCGCACGATGCGCTGCAGTTGGTGGGGGAGGCGTTGTACGGCCGCCTCCTGGATCGCGGTGTCCAGCGATTGGGCGGCGCCGCTGCGGTCGTCGGCGAGTAGTTGGACCTGCGCGACGGTGATCAGCTCGATGACGCGCCACTGCGGGGCGACGACTGTGGTGGGCAGCGGGTTGTCCTCCACCAGCCGCATGGCCAGGCGTGTTCGTCCTGTGGAAACGAGACCGCGGAGGCGGATCTCGTGGAGCGAGAAGGGGTTGAACAGGCTGGTGTGGTCGACGCGGGAGAGCAGGCCGTCGGTCTCACGCATCACCTGGTCGAAGAGTTCGCCGTTGCCCAGCGCACCGGCTGCCCGGGCGAGGAGGGGCAGGGCCGCGGCTCGGGCGTTGTCATCCGGTGCCGTAGCCACAGCGCGGCTCAGCCGCTGGACGGCCGCGCCCTTCAGCTTGGCCTTGCGCAGCTCGTTGCCGTGCATGCGCAGCACGTACGAGGTCATGCCCCGGTCCTGGAAGTATTCGGCGATCTCCAGGCTTTTGGCGGTCCAGTGGGCAGCCGTGGCGAGTCGTTCCTCAGGGAGCACGTTGCCCAGGGCGACGCCGAGTCCTACGCGGGCCCGGGCAAGCAGGTGCAGCACGTCGCGCTCGGTGTGACCGTCGTCGATGCGGGCTTCGAGCCGGGCGACGAGCGGCCACAGTTCGGAGACGGCTTCGGAGGCATGCCCGGACTGCCGGGCGATCTCGGCGAGCCGGACGGTGGACTCGCCGAACTGCAGCATCGCCCGG encodes the following:
- a CDS encoding relaxase/mobilization nuclease domain-containing protein, which produces MIAKISSGKDTAGLIRYLYGPGRANEHTDPHLVASWDGFAPDPGRSNDFNATRKLLVQDLDLRVHQAKRLGRAPNQHVWHCSLRASPEDRILSDDEWAAVARRIVTATGIAPEGDPDGCRWVAVRHAEDHIHIAATKVRGDLRTARHWNDYLTADKELAAIEKDYGLQQVIRGDRTAAKRPTRAEQEKAHRTGHQRTARERLRTAVRTAVSVATSPEEFLDILTRTDNVHVDIQYFPSGDVRGYKVALEGDTNAAGAPIWHSGSKLAPDLSFPKIRERLTDIDTPPTTAPEKRRRPNPWHQATAAAERIPTRLAQSDDAAAQAHIAAFGEALDALPILAPKNLRPQLQQAAITFERATRSRIRAQQDQARALRGAIRALRSTPVTGEGSGLAMFLDVALLVVTAAAHWHQLRQHDQQVTATHQTLIHLRTAYEQAATVPLATLALRKPPTQTVDRLARQIWETAPSHAQQILGDRGWDALTTVLTEAECLGHNPDTLLQQAIHQRPLDDARHPAEVLTWRIRRLGERRAPSARAMAAQARSAVVRSAQSTQVPPTGAVREAPARRRPRR